In Carya illinoinensis cultivar Pawnee chromosome 6, C.illinoinensisPawnee_v1, whole genome shotgun sequence, a single genomic region encodes these proteins:
- the LOC122312943 gene encoding uncharacterized protein LOC122312943 isoform X2 yields the protein MNMATAFAAVARPSSMVLLTRQRSIPRWVFTPLASSPLFSSTSSSAPLRKLVLYSKPGCCLCDGLKEKLQAAFLLAGPDSLHDVDLQIRDITSNPEWEMAYQYEIPVLAKVLSDGTEVLN from the exons ATGAATATGGCAACTGCATTCGCAGCAGTGGCAAGACCATCCTCAATGGTGTTGCTAACGAGACAAAGATCCATACCCAGGTGGGTCTTCACCCCTCTCGCTTCTTCCCCTTTGTTTTCGTCGACTTCTTCCTCTGCTCCTTTAAGAAAGCTCGTTCTCTACTCAAAGCCCGGTTGCTGTTTGTGTGATGGCCTCAAAGAAAAACTCCAGGCTGCCTTCTTACTCGCCGGTCCTGATTCCCTTCACGATGTTGATTTACAG ATAAGGGATATAACCAGCAATCCTGAGTGGGAAATGGCTTATCAATATGAGATACCCGTGTTAGCCAAAGTACTCTCTGATGGCACTGAG GTTCTTAATTAA
- the LOC122312943 gene encoding uncharacterized protein LOC122312943 isoform X1, whose protein sequence is MNMATAFAAVARPSSMVLLTRQRSIPRWVFTPLASSPLFSSTSSSAPLRKLVLYSKPGCCLCDGLKEKLQAAFLLAGPDSLHDVDLQIRDITSNPEWEMAYQYEIPVLAKVLSDGTEEILPRLSPRLGVELVQKKIAAALKQ, encoded by the exons ATGAATATGGCAACTGCATTCGCAGCAGTGGCAAGACCATCCTCAATGGTGTTGCTAACGAGACAAAGATCCATACCCAGGTGGGTCTTCACCCCTCTCGCTTCTTCCCCTTTGTTTTCGTCGACTTCTTCCTCTGCTCCTTTAAGAAAGCTCGTTCTCTACTCAAAGCCCGGTTGCTGTTTGTGTGATGGCCTCAAAGAAAAACTCCAGGCTGCCTTCTTACTCGCCGGTCCTGATTCCCTTCACGATGTTGATTTACAG ATAAGGGATATAACCAGCAATCCTGAGTGGGAAATGGCTTATCAATATGAGATACCCGTGTTAGCCAAAGTACTCTCTGATGGCACTGAG GAAATCCTACCTAGGTTATCTCCACGTCTTGGAGTGGAGCTCGTCCAAAAGAAGATTGCAGCTGCTTTGAAACAATAA